One Plasmodium cynomolgi strain B DNA, chromosome 12, whole genome shotgun sequence genomic region harbors:
- a CDS encoding vacuolar ATP synthase subunit D (putative): MGALDESTPVPSRITLQLMKQKKKSAFQGYSLLKKKSDALFIHFRDVLKDIVKTKTKVGEEMRNASFSLAKAVWAAGDFKGQIIEGIKRPVVTLSLSTNNVAGVKLPIFQVHIDPTVDVFGNLGIASGGQVINNTRENYLQCLNMLVKLASMQVAFFSLDEEIKMTNRRVNALNNIVLPRLDGGINYIIKELDEIEREEFYRLKKIKEKKIDKLKDENVEHLPDEDNHESAKRHDNFATSQKDDDVIF, encoded by the exons atgggggcCCTAGACGAGTCTACACCTGTTCCCTCCAGAat AACCCTGCAGCtgatgaaacaaaaaaaaaaaagcgcattTCAAGGCTACTCcctgttgaaaaaaaaaagtgacgcCCTCTTCATTCACTTCAGAGATGTACTTAAGGACATTGTGAAG ACAAAAACCAAAGTAGGCGAGGAAATGAGGAACGCCTCCTTCTCATTAGCCAAGGCAGTGTGGGCCGCCGGCGATTTTAAGGGACAAATTATcgaaggaataaaaagaCCCGTTGTAACCCTTTCCCTATCTACCAATAATGTGGCCGGCGTGAAGCTTCCCATTTTCCAAGTCCATATAGATCCCACCGTAGACGTTTTTGGCAACTTAGGAATTGCTTCAGGAGGACAAGTCATAAATAATACGcgagaaaattatttgcagTGTCTAAATATGCTAGTCAAATTGGCATCTATGCAG gtggcctttttttcgctcgacgaagaaataaaaatgaccaACAGGAGGGTGAACGCCCTAAATAACATCGTGCTACCCCGGCTGGATGGAGGAATCAATTACATCATAAAAGAACTAGACGAAATAGAAAGGGAGGAATTCTATagactgaaaaaaataaaggaaaaaaaaattgataagtTAAAAGACGAAAATGTAGAACACTTACCTGATGAGGATAATCACGAAAGTGCAAAAAGGCATGACAATTTTGCCACGTCACAGAAGGATGACGACGTTATATTTTAA
- a CDS encoding mannosyltransferase-III (putative), whose translation MIYGDILKYGQAIVEKCTNSKRCLLYLILFRLLNCLVVQTSFFPDEYAQSIEISHYWVFGYGHKPWEWEPCISLRSVVHPLTTSSQSFECILNIWGVYFISKNYLPAFPAKGGMSLACSSESAKEKQSSQSKGGTTVVRRGILRSDQRLAQECHPFRSIISSDDASTLLPAGAAEYGKTSHHARGVETHNQGDASTTGYYSAHQGVPHNRSTAMNKFRTAQIQNLLLSLLCSSFCVLIRPNAAPFWLCVYFLYLVKSAKGHKAALRMEEVLIIGVLYTVIFFLLGMIADSYYYNKITISFVNFFLYNFVSGQNSYFGEHPIHFYLSCVIPSIYLLFTPFTYYAFFYMMRNVVTERSPLDAVINRIDHSVYVATLLEVLLLSLSVHKEHKLLIGYMPFITICTGFLLHMGCIFFFSRVHNSSPEKVATYFRNLKTDRDKEVTILMTDCYDTPLYSHIHRQFKIGFLDCSPHIRDQNGHVLHNWRKKIYDNNFGTIFYDLFDETKRTSESVEPYIIPDKNFHWFGHKNFNTRKQFEWVYERINFSCLHYRFLTPLNGELPLYLVTTSERLPHLARFLSEFKYHLNVDPIFSHFALVEGGRKLEVVNHLIFKRGSA comes from the exons atgatatatgGGGACATTCTTAAATATGGACAGGCCATAGTAGAGAAGTGTACAAATTCAAAGAGATGCCTGTTGTACTTAATCCTTTTTAGACTGCTTAACTGTTTAGTGGTTCAGACGTCCTTCTTTCCGGATGAGTATGCTCAGTCTATCGAAATATCGCATTATTGGGTTTTCGGTTATGGGCATAAACCCTGGGAGTGGGAACCCTGTATATCTCTGCGATCTGTTGTGCACCCCTTGAC AACGTCCTCTCAGTCATTCGAGTGCATATTGAACATATGGGGGGTATATTTTATCTCGAAGAACTACCTCCCCGCCTTTCCCGCCAAAGGGGGAATGTCACTTGCCTGTTCGAGTGAAAGCGCGAAGGAGAAACAGAGCAGCCAATCGAAAGGAGGCACAACTGTTGTGCGGAGGGGCATCCTTCGCAGTGATCAAAGATTAGCACAAGAGTGCCACCCTTTCAGAAGTATCATCAGTAGTGATGATGCATCGACGTTACTCCCCGCAGGGGCAGCAGAATATGGAAAGACTTCACACCATGCACGAGGGGTAGAGACACATAATCAGGGTGATGCTTCCACAACTGGGTACTACTCCGCCCACCAGGGTGTCCCCCACAACCGCTCCACAGCAATGAACAAGTTCAGAACCGCACAGATACAAAATCTTTTGCTGAGCCTGTTGTGCAGCTCCTTTTGTGTGTTAATCAGACCGAACGCtgccccattttggctaTGCGTATATTTCCTCTACTTGGTGAAAAGCGCCAAGGGGCACAAGGCAGCTCTGCGAATGGAGGAAGTGCTCATAATTGGAGTATTGTACacggtgattttttttctcctagGAATGATAGCAGATTCGTATTACtacaataaaataacgaTCAGctttgtgaatttttttctatataattttgtaagtgGACAAAACAGTTACTTTGGAGAGCACCCCATCCACTTTTACCTTTCCTGTGTCATTCCATCCATATACCTTCTTTTCACCCCTTTTACATACTACGCCTTTTTCTATATGATGAGAAATGTGGTGACGGAAAGAAGCCCCCTTGATGCAGTAATCAACAGAATAGATCACAGTGTCTACGTGGCTACTCTTTTGGAAGTCCTATTATTATCACTAAGTGTTCATAAGGAGCATAAACTTCTCATCGGGTATATGCCCTTCATCACGATATGTACTG gctttcttcttcatatgGGTTGTATCTTCTTTTTCAGTAGAGTACATAACAGTTCCCCAGAAAAAGTAGCCACTTACTTTCGTAACCTTAAAACAGATAGAGATAAGGAAGTAACCATTTTGATGACAGACTGTTATGATACCCCATTGTACTCTCACATTCATAGGCAATTTAAAATAGGCTTCCTAGATTGTTCGCCACATATTAGGGATCAAAATGGACATGTATTGCACaattggaggaagaaaatatatgacaATAATTttggaacaattttttatgaccTATTTGATGAGACTAAACGGACATCGGAATCGGTCGAGCCGTATATAATCCCAGACAAGAACTTCCACTGGTTTggtcataaaaattttaacacaaGAAAGCAGTTCGAATGGGTTTACGAGAGAATTAACTTTTCCTGTTTGCATTACCGTTTTTTGACACCCTTAAATGGAGAGCTCCCCCTTTACTTGGTCACCACTTCGGAGAGGTTGCCCCATTTGGCACGCTTTCTCTCGGAGTTTAAGTATCACCTTAATGTGgaccccattttttcccactttgctTTGGTAGAGGGGGGCCGCAAGCTGGAAGTCGTCAACCATTTGATTTTTAAGCGAGGCTCTGCATAG
- a CDS encoding hypothetical protein (putative): protein MNKSNSSKSNSSTAKAVKKKSSRDTIVTEGGITLDKQETVVSTASNSLERDASRDAGYGNSVKFLLEDGQTYGTTSSPDNVTSSKNYAYSCDNSFVNASSGDNFSYAANRSANGQQSPFPFHAKLNSQSNCGSGNFGGSGSYVGSRTYGESGNFGGSGNFGESGNFGGIGNYGGSGNFGGSGNFGGSGNFGGSGYYGGSGYYGGSGNFGGSGNSRITYNTGNSSTNLENYDYLDVDTAAHNHQNENNFPPQDNYSGTNRQLYSASSTLYPMDPRHANMSQNISYPDQYSYSSYSSRSPHLSRRRSYFPLDGYENEYYAYPHGANFRDLPPHLYYLAKEEDEKKCCLKKGMNCSLPGCNSHMDNSYEFLIHSPKMPITIKAPNKKRFDMFKKITLTVGTYLDDVVNVVIGMVESSYKCVSRNNNTNLYDLYPFYNPDPFYSRNERPTLKTGSTLLDKINSALDGTTLEKHKTLPRDFGRVSIPKTQKTGSKFVDGMNNMLDNLLNEPLSYQKYDYFSDRCENGPQR, encoded by the exons atgaataaatcaAACAGCTCGAAGAGCAATTCTTCCACTGCTAAAGcggttaagaaaaaatcgtCCAGAGATACAATCGTCACGGAAGGAGGTATTACCCTTGACAAGCAGGAAACCGTTGTCAGTACTGCTAGCAACAGTCTGGAGAGGGACGCATCCCGTGATGCTGGTTATGGAAATTCAGTTAAGTTCCTTTTGGAAGATGGACAAACCTACGGGACCACCTCAAGTCCAGATAACGTAACGAGCTCGAAAAATTACGCTTACTCTTGCGACAACTCTTTTGTGAATGCTTCATCTGGGGATAACTTTTCTTACGCTGCTAATAGGAGCGCAAATGGTCAGCAGAGCCCGTTCCCGTTTCATGCAAAATTGAATAGCCAGAGCAATTGCGGAAGCGGCAACTTTGGTGGAAGCGGAAGCTATGTTGGAAGTCGCACCTATGGAGAAAGCGGCAACTTTGGAGGAAGTGGCAACTTTGGGGAAAGCGGCAACTTTGGAGGAATCGGCAACTATGGTGGCAGCGGCAACTTTGGAGGAAGCGGCAACTTTGGAGGAAGCGGCAACTTTGGAGGAAGCGGCTACTATGGTGGCAGCGGCTACTATGGTGGCAGCGGCAACTTTGGTGGCAGCGGCAACAGTAGGATCACCTACAACACAGGGAATAGCAGCACAAATTTAGAAAATTACGACTACCTAGATGTTGACACGGCTGCTCACAACCATCAGAACGAGAACAATTTCCCACCGCAGGATAATTATTCTGGAACGAACAGGCAGTTGTACTCTGCATCTAGCACCTTATATCCCATGGACCCAAGACATGCTAACATGAgtcaaaatatttcatatccAGACCAATATAGCTATAGCAGCTATTCGAGCAGAAGTCCTCATCTGAGCAGAAGGAGATCTTATTTCCCCTTGGACG GCTACGAAAATGAGTATTATGCCTACCCCCATGGAGCTAATTTTAGAGACCTCCCCCCACATCTGTACTACTTGGCGAAggaggaagatgaaaaaaaatgttgtttaaaaaaaggaatgaatTGTTCACTACCTGGCTGCAACTCACACATGGATAATTCTTATGAGTTCCTAATTCATTCACCAAAAATGCCAATCACCATTAAAGctccaaataaaaaaaggttcgATATGTTCAAAAAGATAACCCTAACTGTAGGTACCTACTTGGACGATGTTGTAAATGTAGTGATAGGTATGGTAGAGTCCTCCTACAAATGCGTGTCGCGGAACAATAACACTAACTTGTATGATTTGTACCCATTTTATAATCCAGATCCTTTTTACTCTAGAAATGAAAGGCCAACATTAAAAACGGGAAGCACTTTGttggataaaataaattctgcGCTAGACGGCACGACGCTTGAAAAGCATAAAACGTTACCGAGAGATTTTGGAAGAGTTAGCATTCCGAAGACGCAGAAGACAGGGAGCAAGTTCGTTGACGGGATGAATAACATGCTGGACAATTTGTTGAATGAGCCTTTGTCTTACCAAAAGTATGACTACTTCAGTGATCGGTGTGAGAACGGGCCACAGCGgtag
- a CDS encoding phosphate transporter (putative) — protein sequence MVTTPDMLWLVIASGVACFFMAFVTGANDIANTFSTSIGSKALSIKKALIIAFFFEALGASLLGGTVTDSIRSKIINFEAFYDAPEFLMLGMFCALMGATMWLAIATCLGLPVSTTHSIIGALLGFGLAAGHTKSIKWEKIHSIVISWFAAPILAGSCSAIAFTLLRHLILRRRNSFQIIKKSYWFLIFLITLPFSVFLVFQNPIVLNLECRMKKDKQIVIASPCYIQDWSAANTFYSTIVCLLLSSILTCIGSVIIYVVYNKRLKSFSFRKHLFGDDMINDLEKNGKDANNNTICNVNNSSLNSVASNETQVTQPKGVSGAAQQQGGSGATATAVSSVGGENSGGSGLHCEKRKNQGEQNYQMAINMKNIDEKSEILEKKKSGNLGRASSSINSGNDSANSNIAQTVIEKFDSQTEIVFSSLQIISAILGVVAQSANDTANAIGPFAAVFNTYNNGIRGKLKVQWYILLFGGLSMSLGLSVLGYRVIKTVGMKLIKITPSRGFTIELISGLVVLFFSICGIPLSSTHCAVSSVIGLGLVEAKISEENDTTGGTNNQGMKLLGKEKSQVDKNANMPVKKKGLFCFLSFLNTSCVNLKLFRTIFLSWIITVSFSATVTAAIFSFAAYSPSYFTKAPVVVVPA from the exons ATGGTAACAACTCCTGACATGTTATGGTTGGTCATCGCGAGTGGTGTagcatgtttttttatggCATTTGTGACAGGAGCAAATGATATAGCGAACACATTTAGCACCTCCATTGGATCCAAAGCATTATCCATTAAGAAAGCTTTGATAATTGCCTTCTTTTTTGAGGCATTAGGAGCTTCCTTACTTGGTGGAACAGTCACAGACTCTATACgatcaaaaataataaattttgaagCTTTTTACGATGCACCCGAATTTCTGATGTTGGGTATGTTTTGCGCCCTTATGGGTGCAACCATGTGGCTAGCTATAGCAACATGTTTAGGGTTACCTGTGTCGACAACACACAGTATAATAGGAGCATTGTTAGGCTTTGGATTGGCAGCAGGACACACTAAGTCGattaaatgggaaaaaatacacagcATAGTGATATCATGGTTTGCAGCACCTATTTTGGCAGGAAGTTGTTCAGCCATAGCCTTTACCCTACTACGGCATTTAATACTGAGGAGGAGAAATTCTTttcaaataattaaaaaatcgtaTTGGTTCCTCATTTTTCTGATTACCCTACCGTTTAGTGTCTTTTTAGTGTTTCAAAACCCAATAGTGTTAAATTTGGAGTGTAGGATGAAAAAGGACAAACAGATCGTCATTGCATCACCATGTTATATTCAAGATTGGAGTGCAGCCAATACTTTCTACTCCACGATAGTTTGTCTGCTCCTTTCCAGCATCCTCACATGCATTGGATCTGTCATTATCTACGTAGTATATAATAAGAGATTAAAAAGCTTTAGTTTTAGGAAACATTTATTTGGAGATGACATGATAAAtgatttggagaaaaatggcaaagacGCGAACAACAACACTATTTGTAACGTCAACAATAGTAGCCTGAATTCGGTTGCTTCGAATGAGACCCAAGTTACGCAACCGAAGGGAGTTAGCGGAGCAGCACAGCAGCAAGGAGGTAGCGGAGCAACAGCAACAGCAGTATCTTCcgttgggggggaaaacTCTGGTGGTTCTGGATTACACtgtgaaaagagaaaaaatcaaggTGAACAGAACTATCAAATGGCtattaatatgaaaaatatagacGAGAAGAGTgaaattttggagaaaaaaaaaagtggaaactTAGGGAGGGCTAGTAGCAGCATTAACAGTGGAAACGACAGTGCCAATAGTAATATAGCCCAAACGGTGATCGAGAAATTTGATTCGCAGACAGAGATCGTTTTTTCGTCTCTTCAAATCATTAGTGCCATTTTAGGGGTGGTGGCTCAGAGTGCAAATGACACGGCTAATGCTATAGGTCCCTTTGCTGCAGTTTTTAACACATACAATAATGGCATTAGGGGGAAGCTAAAAGTGCAGTGGTACATTCTGTTGTTTGGAGGTCTGTCCATGTCCCTGGGTCTGTCCGTGCTAGGTTATCGAGTCATCAAGACTGTGGGAATGaagttaattaaaattactCCTTCGAGGGGTTTTACCATTGAGCTAATTTCCGGGTTGGTGGTCCTATTTTTTAGTATCTGTGGAATACCGCTTAGTTCCACCCATTGTGCAGTGTCTAGTGTGATTGGTCTAGGTCTCGTAGAGGCAAAAATATCGGAGGAAAATGACACCACCGGTGGAACCAACAACCAGGGGATGAAGCTACTGGGCAAGGAAAAGTCCCAAGTGGATAAGAATGCCAATATGCCTGTAAAGAAGAAGGGCTTGTTTTGCTTCTTATCGTTTTTGAACACCTCCTGCGTGAACTTGAAGCTCTTTAGgacaatttttctttcctggATCATCACGGTGTCTTTTTCGG CCACCGTAACCGCAGCGATATTCTCCTTTGCAGCCTACAGTCCGTCGTACTTTACAAAGGCGCCGGTAGTAGTAGTTCCCGCATAG
- a CDS encoding hypothetical protein (putative), which produces MNHNSGENTDPSTERSDNSVGDYMLGRGSPSGDYIDEGQDTGEGQNAEGVGIQEGVGNQNGVGEGGGMAELSENEYPGAQYIPHLHGLGRERQALSCQVNEMMIPGQVSPYHMPQDEASSEQETLYDENGFPIRTNSNDQEGDKKLWSWTNDGKLKLLCSQPIIPVSVVQGILRRDKIILIPQVEVTDFVVPKIYNQNIKHDVPKLDLKVEYSNVEIPNVKYVEKEIIIPIITGYTHKFIPKWDVHEVPRPVVKYIGEQKIVEVEVPEIKYIDKIVEREVVVDTVEKRVPKIIEIPKYVDEVKYVWKPIEKIVYIQKLVPKFDVNLECPPPLIVPYPVQTVKQIPPVMVRKDVKFPDCDYADFNSPSGSLPVPREYVDYYTSRQKAQKGIFSNCCESNCNKSGEDHDETYYDVSPNSGMRVSEESLQNELNICNSSNPFVNTSVDSILNKAGPNPKLARDADIHAIVKASVDANRNANRNANRNANRNANRNANRNANQDANQDANQDANHNANANASVNASVN; this is translated from the coding sequence ATGAATCACAATTCGGGGGAGAACACCGATCCGAGTACGGAGCGAAGTGACAACTCGGTGGGGGACTATATGCTTGGAAGGGGAAGTCCCAGTGGGGACTACATCGATGAGGGGCAAGACACAGGGGAAGGCCAAAATGCGGAGGGAGTGGGCATTCAAGAGGGAGTGGGCAATCAAAACGGAGTGGGAGAGGGAGGGGGCATGGCGGAACTGTCTGAGAACGAATACCCCGGCGCGCAGTACATCCCACATTTGCACGGGCTGGGCAGAGAGAGACAAGCGTTGTCCTGCCAGGTGAACGAAATGATGATTCCAGGACAGGTATCCCCTTACCACATGCCACAAGATGAGGCGTCCTCAGAGCAAGAAACTTTATATGACGAAAATGGATTCCCCATAAGGACAAATTCGAATGACCAAGAAggagacaaaaaattgtggtCATGGACCAATGatggaaaattaaaactttTATGTTCTCAACCAATAATCCCAGTGTCTGTTGTGCAAGGTATACTAAGAAgggataaaattattttaataccACAAGTAGAAGTAACCGATTTTGTTGTCCCAAAAATATACAACCAAAATATAAAGCATGATGTGCCCAAGTTGGACCTAAAAGTGGAATACTCCAATGTAGAAATACCAAATGTCAAATATGTGGAGAAGGAAATAATCATTCCAATAATCACAGGGTACACACATAAGTTCATCCCTAAGTGGGATGTCCATGAGGTTCCCAGGCCGGTTGTTAAATACAtaggggaacaaaaaatagtGGAGGTAGAAGTACCCGAAATTAAGTATATTGACAAAATAGTAGAAAGAGAAGTAGTGGTAGATACCGTTGAAAAAAGGGTCCCTAAAATTATCGAGATTCCAAAATACGTAGATGAAGTTAAGTATGTGTGGAAAcctattgaaaaaattgtatacatACAGAAGCTGGTTCCCAAATTTGATGTCAACTTGGAATGTCCTCCACCTTTAATCGTTCCCTACCCGGTACAAACGGTCAAGCAAATTCCACCTGTCATGGTCAGAAAGGATGTGAAATTTCCAGACTGTGATTACGCTGATTTCAATTCACCATCCGGGTCGTTGCCAGTCCCTAGAGAGTACGTCGATTATTATACTTCTAGACAGAAAGCCCAGAAGGGTATTTTCTCCAACTGCTGCGAATCCAATTGTAATAAGAGTGGGGAGGATCATGATGAGACTTACTACGATGTGTCCCCCAATTCTGGCATGAGGGTCTCCGAAGAGTCACTCCAGAATGAactaaatatttgtaattccTCCAACCCGTTTGTCAACACCAGCGTCGATTCGATTTTGAATAAGGCGGGCCCGAACCCAAAGCTCGCCCGTGACGCGGACATTCATGCGATTGTAAAGGCGAGCGTGGATGCGAACCGGAACGCGAACCGGAATGCGAACCGGAACGCGAACCGGAATGCGAACCGGAATGCGAACCGGAATGCGAACCAGGATGCGAACCAGGATGCGAACCAGGATGCGAACCATAATGCAAATGCAAATGCTAGCGTAAATGCGAGCGTGAAC
- a CDS encoding 40S ribosomal protein S6 (putative) translates to MKLNISNPLNNVQKSIEIDDEKKLLPFMEKRIGNVVPGDSIGEEFLGYVFRITGGNDKQGFPMMQGVLTNNRVRLLFKKGMKCYRPRKKGEKRRKSVRGCIVGQDLSALNLTLVKKGTNEIPGLTDKAVGKKLGPKRATKIRKLFNLDKTDDVRKYVIGRAISKNGKNRFIKPKIQRLVTEKRLLRKRSLLAKKEKRRLEKKKVIKEYKKVLNKYRNELLTRTDDDTGKKKKVKKSLSKDSQKKGGKKKDKKNLKGDKAEKGKKDAVKKDAVKKDAGKKDAGKKDASKKDGTKKEVAKKDAGKKATSGSPATSKVKEEKQSKQDSKAVKVDKKAPAKPQKDVKGGKKK, encoded by the coding sequence ATGAAGCTGAACATCTCGAACCCACTGAACAACGTTCAGAAGAGCATCGAAATCGACGACGAGAAGAAGCTGCTGCCGTTCATGGAGAAGCGCATAGGGAACGTCGTCCCCGGGGATTCCATAGGCGAAGAATTTTTAGGATACGTGTTTAGAATAACGGGAGGAAATGACAAACAGGGATTTCCCATGATGCAAGGAGTGTTAACCAACAACAGAGTAagattattatttaaaaaaggtatgAAGTGTTATAggccaagaaaaaaaggagaaaaaagaagaaaatctGTAAGAGGTTGTATAGTAGGCCAAGATTTGTCAGCACTAAATCTAACCCTAGTTAAGAAAGGTACAAACGAAATTCCAGGATTGACTGACAAagcagttggaaaaaaactaGGACCTAAAAGAGCcacaaaaattagaaaactTTTCAACTTGGACAAAACTGATGATGTTAGAAAGTATGTTATTGGAAGAGCCAtttcgaaaaatggaaaaaaccGATTCATTAAACCTAAGATACAGAGACTTGTTACAGAAAAGAGACTACTACGTAAGAGATCACTCTTagcaaagaaagaaaagcgcagattagaaaagaaaaaagtaattaaagaatataaaaaggtatTGAACAAGTACAGAAATGAACTGCTGACTAGGACAGATGATGAtacgggaaaaaagaaaaaagtgaaaaaatccCTTTCGAAAGATAgccagaaaaaaggaggaaagaaaaaagataaaaaaaatttaaagggGGACAAAGCAgagaaaggcaaaaaagatGCCGTTAAAAAGGATGCCGTTAAGAAGGACGCTGGTAAAAAGGATGCTGGCAAAAAGGACGCTAGCAAAAAGGATGGCACCAAAAAGGAGGTAGCCAAGAAAGACGCAGGAAAGAAAGCGACATCGGGATCCCCAGCGACGAGCAAAGTCAAAGAGGAGAAACAGTCCAAGCAGGACAGCAAAGCGGTGAAGGTGGACAAGAAGGCCCCCGCCAAGCCGCAGAAGGACGTCAAGGGTGGCaagaagaagtga
- a CDS encoding hypothetical protein (putative) encodes MSKATSFFHNVKSNAFSIMFWAPLANWGFVLAGCNDLKKLPMFVSEKMTAVLAVYSMLFMRYSLAIKPKNYLLFSCHATNTVVQSILLFRKLKYEAESKKALQHV; translated from the exons ATGTCAAAAGCTacgtcattttttcacaatgTTAAAAGCAACGCGTTTAGCATCATGTTTTGGGCCCCCCTAGCAAACTGGGGATTCGTCCTCGcgg GCTGCAacgatttgaagaaattgcCCATGTTCGTTTCGGAGAAAATGACAGCCGTTCTGGCCGTCTATAGTATGTTATTTATGAGATACTCCCTTGCAATAAagccaaaaaattatttgcttttttcttgccATGCTACAAACACGGTTGTGCAGagcattttgctttttcgaaaattGAAATACGAGGCGGAGAGTAAGAAGGCCTTGCAGCACGTCTAA
- a CDS encoding 60S ribosomal protein L18 (putative) → MAIALKNVGRIKKHGRKNLVSKNPYLRLLVKLYRFLARRTNANFNKIIAKRLIMPKRFRPPLSLSKLHRHMANYQDNIAVVVGSITDDKRLYDCKKLKVCALRFTETARKRILDAGGECLTFDQLALKYPTGQKCILLRGPTKARTAEKHFGKAPGRPKSKARPYVRSKGRKFEKARGRRKSRAYKK, encoded by the exons ATG gcTATCGCACTGAAAAATGTTGgtagaataaaaaaacatggaaggaaaaatttggTGTCAAAAAACCCGTACCTGAGGCTGCTCGTGAAGCTATACCGTTTTCTTGCCAGAAGAACCAACgccaattttaacaaaataattgcCAAAAGACTTATTATGCCAAAGCGCTTCAGGCCTCCCTTGTCCCTCTCCAAGTTGCACCGCCACATGGCCAACTATCAGGACAACATAGCAGTCGTCGTTGGATCAATAACAG ATGATAAGAGGCTATATGATTGCAAAAAGTTAAAAGTTTGCGCTCTTAGGTTTACCGAAACGGCTAGAAAACGAATTTTAGATGCTGGGGGAGAATGCCTAACCTTTGATCAGCTAGCTTTGAAATACCCCACGGGACAGAAGTGTATACTTTTAAGAGGTCCCACCAAGGCCAGAACGGCTGAGAAGCATTTCGGTAAAGCCCCAGGTAGACCTAAATCGAAGGCCAGACCATACGTCCGTTccaagggaagaaaatttgaaaaggcacgaggaagaagaaaatctAGAGCGTACAAGAAATGA
- a CDS encoding hypothetical protein (putative), protein MDMCSLHCSKLNDRAANELSCFNKTRQEDKNEASIRYNKECNYKLFFFIVQLQQKLKEVEKENEKLKALLKKYNKETIDQDNEVIKRALLLISCLIFI, encoded by the exons atgGACATGTGTTCACTGCACTGCTCCAAGCTGAATGACCGGGCTGCCAACGAGTTGAGCTGCTTCAACAAAACGAG AcaggaagataaaaatgaagcaagCATAAGATACAACAAGGAGTGCAACTACAagctctttttcttcattgtcCAGTTGCAGCAAAAGTTGAAGGAAGTGGAAAAAGAGAACGAAA AACTGAAGGCCTTGCTGAAAAAGTACAACAAAGAGACCATAGACCAGGACAACGAAGTGATCAAGCGGGCCCTGCTGCTCATAAGCTGCCTCATTTTTatc
- a CDS encoding 60S ribosomal protein L18a (putative) — translation MVKVADNSLKTNIHQYHIVGRAIPTEKDKNPNVYRMCIFAKNDTNAKSRFWYFMKKINKLKKSNGELLACELIRERFPLRVKNYGVLLRYDSRTGTHNMYKEFRDTTKEGAIAQLYSEMAGRHRARASSISVIRISEISPKFVRRPHIKQLLKKRLRFPALHLPTLKKEYRRKYAAKRPTTYRM, via the exons ATGGTTAAGGTTGCAGATAACTCCctaaaaacaaat ATCCACCAGTACCACATCGTTGGCAGAGCCATCCCAAccgaaaaggataaaaatcCGAATGTGTATCGAATGTGCATATTTGCAAAGAACGACACGAATGCGAAATCGCGATTTTGGTactttatgaaaaaaataaacaagcTGAAGAAATCGAATGGAGAGTTACTAGCGTGTGAGTTAATAAGAGAAAGGTTTCCCCTTCGTGTAAAAAACTATGGGGTGTTACTACGTTATGATAGCCGAACGGGTACTCATAATATGTACAAAGAGTTTAGGGACACCACAAAGGAAGGAGCCATTGCTCAACTGTACTCCGAAATGGCAGGAAGGCATAGAGCGAGAGCATCCTCCATCAGTGTCATCAGGATATCAGAGATAAGTCCCAAGTTCGTACGAAGGCCACATATTAAACAGCTCCTTAAAAAGAGGCTACGATTCCCTGCGCTGCATTTGCCCActttgaaaaaggaatacaGAAGGAAATACGCAGCTAAGAGACCCACTACGTACAGAATGTAA